In Paenibacillus algicola, a genomic segment contains:
- a CDS encoding MBL fold metallo-hydrolase — translation MENHSLLRTGAVDTEEVTPDLLSMRTLIANVLMVGQPQQGSWVLVDTGMAKFADAIADTAVQRFGRPPACIVLTHGHFDHVGTVKELADRWNVPVYAHGLELPYLTGKANYPPADPTVGGGLMARAAPAYPNEGINLGTRVHALPKDGSLPELPEWRWIHTPGHSPGHISLYRERDGALIAGDAFITVKQESALAVVTQSKELHGPPMYFTPDWEAAEQSVQKLAALKPQVAITGHGVSMAGAELQESLLRLAEHFKEMAVPKQGKYVEDRP, via the coding sequence ATGGAAAATCACAGCTTGCTAAGAACCGGTGCAGTCGATACCGAGGAGGTCACCCCGGATCTATTGTCCATGAGAACGCTAATTGCCAATGTGCTGATGGTAGGACAGCCGCAGCAAGGCAGCTGGGTGCTGGTGGATACCGGCATGGCCAAGTTTGCAGACGCCATTGCAGACACTGCAGTCCAGAGATTTGGCCGCCCGCCCGCATGCATTGTGCTCACACACGGGCATTTCGACCATGTCGGCACGGTGAAGGAGCTGGCAGATCGTTGGAATGTTCCCGTGTATGCCCATGGGCTGGAGCTTCCCTATCTGACAGGGAAGGCAAACTACCCGCCGGCAGATCCTACGGTGGGCGGAGGCTTGATGGCGCGGGCAGCGCCAGCGTATCCGAACGAAGGCATTAATCTTGGCACACGCGTTCACGCTTTACCGAAGGACGGATCACTGCCGGAGCTGCCGGAATGGAGATGGATCCACACACCAGGCCACAGTCCTGGCCATATTTCACTATACCGAGAGCGGGACGGCGCCCTCATTGCAGGCGATGCGTTCATTACCGTGAAGCAGGAATCGGCCTTGGCGGTCGTGACCCAGAGTAAGGAGCTTCACGGACCGCCGATGTATTTTACGCCTGACTGGGAAGCCGCGGAGCAGTCCGTTCAGAAGCTTGCCGCATTAAAGCCTCAAGTAGCAATTACGGGACATGGCGTTTCCATGGCAGGTGCCGAGCTGCAGGAGTCGCTGCTCCGCCTCGCGGAACATTTCAAAGAGATGGCTGTGCCGAAGCAGGGCAAATATGTAGAGGACAGACCGTAG
- a CDS encoding ABC transporter substrate-binding protein: MSRFKTWGVMLLSVMMVISLAACSGGSSGNNEGSSEGTNGEQQGSSNEGASTENVELSFWSLGTTNYEELAKEYTKEHPNITFKFQNTSDQTAHHANLTTALSAGSGAPDIFMLEIAFIERFINAQDKFYNLYDLGAKDVQGDYLDWKWKQATSVDGSFQLGLPTDVAPTVVYYRTDLAEAAGLPTDPQEFSAAINTWDKFAEVGKQFKDKTGKPFADLTDLVYNGLRDQSPNQIYFSKEDGSFIGDSNPQVKKAYDFTVKGIQEGWIGNWVLWSPEWNKAMNDGEFGVLLGPAWMAGTIRNAEDSSGKWQIAQMPEGAGNWGGSFLTLPKEGKHSKEAYEFISWLVNKENQLKSFKVSGLFPSIPAVYDDPAFKSEQDEFFSGQIIAEAYAEAAKSVQPVYYGPLHDQTDTIIKNALKNVLEKKADPAAEWEGAMKQIKTLVDRS; this comes from the coding sequence ATGAGTAGATTTAAAACCTGGGGCGTCATGCTCCTGAGCGTGATGATGGTGATCTCGCTGGCGGCCTGCAGCGGCGGGAGTTCTGGAAACAACGAAGGTTCATCGGAAGGAACGAATGGAGAGCAGCAAGGTAGCAGTAACGAAGGAGCATCTACGGAAAACGTTGAGCTTTCTTTCTGGTCGCTCGGTACGACAAATTATGAGGAACTGGCCAAGGAGTACACGAAAGAGCATCCCAACATTACGTTTAAGTTTCAGAACACTTCTGATCAGACCGCACATCATGCCAATTTAACGACAGCCCTATCGGCGGGATCAGGTGCCCCAGACATTTTCATGCTTGAAATCGCATTCATTGAGCGCTTTATCAATGCTCAGGATAAATTCTATAACCTATATGATCTCGGTGCGAAGGATGTACAGGGAGATTACCTGGACTGGAAATGGAAGCAAGCTACTTCCGTAGACGGCAGCTTCCAGCTGGGACTTCCTACTGACGTCGCTCCGACCGTAGTCTACTACCGGACAGATCTCGCAGAAGCAGCAGGTCTCCCAACAGACCCGCAGGAATTCTCGGCAGCCATTAACACTTGGGATAAGTTTGCTGAGGTCGGCAAGCAGTTCAAGGACAAAACAGGCAAGCCATTCGCGGATTTGACGGACCTGGTCTATAACGGTCTTCGGGATCAGTCTCCAAACCAGATTTATTTCAGTAAAGAGGATGGTTCATTCATCGGGGATTCTAACCCGCAGGTGAAGAAAGCTTACGATTTCACAGTCAAAGGGATTCAGGAGGGCTGGATTGGCAACTGGGTGCTCTGGTCTCCGGAATGGAATAAAGCCATGAATGATGGTGAATTTGGCGTGCTGCTGGGCCCGGCATGGATGGCGGGAACGATTCGTAACGCAGAAGACTCCTCCGGCAAGTGGCAGATTGCTCAAATGCCAGAGGGCGCAGGCAACTGGGGAGGCTCCTTCCTGACGCTGCCGAAAGAAGGAAAGCATTCTAAAGAAGCATATGAATTTATTTCCTGGCTCGTCAACAAGGAGAACCAGCTGAAATCCTTCAAGGTCAGCGGCTTGTTCCCGTCCATTCCTGCAGTGTACGATGATCCGGCATTCAAGTCGGAGCAGGACGAATTCTTCAGCGGCCAGATCATTGCAGAAGCATATGCCGAAGCAGCGAAGAGCGTACAGCCGGTGTATTACGGTCCGCTTCATGATCAAACCGATACGATTATCAAGAACGCCTTGAAAAATGTACTGGAGAAAAAAGCGGATCCAGCAGCAGAGTGGGAAGGTGCCATGAAGCAAATTAAAACGCTGGTGGACCGCAGCTAG
- a CDS encoding carbohydrate ABC transporter permease, which translates to MSIAVTAKKNPDEPGIGAKILFYLLLLFGAVLSIFPFYWMFVVGSNDKTAAFQIPPLLTPGTEFFNNFSRVLERTDFFRALMNSAVVSTTVTLSVVFLCTLAGYAFAKYEFPLKKTLFVFVIGTMLVPAQLSVLPLYVIMAKLQWIDSYKALIVPAMVNAFGIFWMRQYIASAVHNELIEAGRMDGGGHFRIFWNIAIPVVTPAMATLGIINFMNVWNDFFWPLVVLKNRENYTIQIALQQLFTNKDGLDYGMIMSATFAATLPLLIVFLLFSRWVIAGLTSGAVKS; encoded by the coding sequence ATGAGCATCGCTGTAACGGCCAAAAAAAATCCGGATGAGCCGGGCATTGGCGCAAAGATACTATTTTATCTGCTGCTGCTGTTCGGTGCTGTACTCTCCATCTTTCCGTTCTATTGGATGTTTGTCGTAGGTAGTAATGATAAGACGGCCGCCTTTCAGATTCCGCCGCTGCTTACTCCCGGTACGGAGTTCTTCAATAACTTCTCCCGCGTGCTGGAGCGTACGGATTTCTTCAGAGCGCTGATGAATTCAGCTGTGGTGTCCACCACGGTTACGCTCTCCGTTGTTTTCTTATGTACGCTGGCAGGATATGCGTTCGCCAAATATGAATTTCCGCTCAAAAAAACGCTGTTCGTGTTCGTGATTGGCACGATGCTCGTCCCTGCACAGCTCAGTGTACTGCCTCTGTATGTGATTATGGCCAAGCTGCAGTGGATCGACAGCTACAAGGCACTGATCGTGCCGGCCATGGTGAATGCGTTCGGTATTTTTTGGATGAGGCAGTATATTGCCTCGGCTGTGCATAATGAGCTGATCGAGGCAGGCCGGATGGATGGCGGCGGACATTTTCGGATCTTCTGGAATATTGCAATTCCGGTGGTGACCCCGGCCATGGCTACACTTGGCATTATTAACTTTATGAACGTATGGAATGATTTCTTCTGGCCCCTGGTTGTGCTGAAGAATCGTGAGAATTATACAATCCAGATCGCTCTTCAGCAGCTGTTTACGAACAAGGACGGCCTGGATTATGGGATGATCATGTCAGCAACCTTTGCAGCGACACTGCCGCTGCTCATCGTGTTTCTGCTGTTTAGCCGCTGGGTGATTGCCGGGTTGACCTCGGGGGCGGTTAAGAGCTGA
- a CDS encoding response regulator transcription factor produces MEEKRYRVILVDDEPIILRSLRAAIPWEELSMEVAGEAKNGEAALELVKQLQPHVLISDIRMPGLDGISLMKEVMQEQPKLFFIFISGYGEFEYAREALREGAFDYLLKPIDHEELAASLLRAVAALKKQEENDRMLHSMQTLSLLARERLFTELIEGSRSPLLQLQWLEHNELDQSWYMAVLQLDRFEKLEAAWSRDEKRLWLFAIRNILEEWFENSGGLTVFPFRSGEWLLIFPERMKELQKQLGHELISLIKRHTKLSASVGFSLTASGMQQLGEAYESATRALYQRFYTNGEGVYCAEQNIRISTSAGSSYPKNLEASLLDRVRTLDQEGLRSGLQEVYAYLEAQGCLRPAAEQILVELSVVLYRQFKDMRTGQEWSLEELLQDIHASDSLKDMMSVLQITLARWMKDSAAEPSREDMHTVMEKARSYIQEHYQKDLSIEEVSEYSHLSISHFCTLFKQSSGYTFVEYLTLCRIEKAKHILRNTSVKVYQVAPLVGYQDPRYFTQVFKKVTGHTPTEYRESVSAQ; encoded by the coding sequence ATGGAGGAGAAGCGGTATCGTGTTATCCTGGTGGATGATGAGCCGATCATTCTCCGGAGCTTGAGAGCAGCAATTCCATGGGAAGAGCTGTCGATGGAGGTTGCCGGTGAAGCAAAGAATGGAGAAGCGGCGCTGGAGCTCGTCAAGCAGCTCCAGCCTCACGTACTGATCAGCGATATCCGTATGCCGGGCCTGGATGGAATTTCTTTAATGAAGGAAGTAATGCAGGAGCAGCCGAAGCTGTTTTTTATTTTTATAAGCGGCTACGGAGAATTCGAGTATGCCCGGGAAGCGCTGCGGGAAGGCGCCTTCGATTATCTGCTCAAGCCGATTGATCATGAGGAGCTGGCGGCTTCACTTCTGAGAGCTGTTGCGGCTTTGAAGAAGCAGGAGGAGAATGACAGGATGCTGCACTCTATGCAAACCCTGTCCCTTCTGGCCAGAGAACGCCTCTTTACTGAGCTGATTGAGGGCAGCCGCAGCCCGCTCCTTCAGCTGCAGTGGCTGGAGCATAATGAGCTGGACCAGAGCTGGTATATGGCGGTGCTTCAGCTTGACCGTTTCGAGAAGCTGGAAGCGGCCTGGAGCCGGGATGAGAAAAGGCTGTGGCTGTTCGCAATTCGGAATATATTGGAGGAATGGTTTGAGAACAGCGGCGGCCTGACTGTGTTTCCGTTTCGGAGCGGAGAGTGGCTGCTCATCTTTCCCGAGCGGATGAAGGAGCTGCAAAAGCAGCTTGGTCATGAGCTTATTTCTTTGATAAAACGGCATACAAAGCTTTCCGCCTCCGTCGGCTTCAGCTTGACGGCGTCGGGTATGCAGCAGCTGGGAGAAGCCTATGAATCGGCCACCCGGGCGCTGTATCAGCGTTTTTATACGAATGGAGAAGGCGTCTACTGCGCGGAGCAGAATATCAGGATTAGCACCTCTGCCGGGAGCTCCTATCCAAAAAATCTGGAGGCCTCCCTGTTGGACCGTGTAAGAACGCTGGATCAGGAAGGACTGCGCTCAGGCCTTCAGGAGGTGTATGCTTACCTGGAAGCACAAGGCTGCCTGAGGCCTGCGGCGGAGCAGATTCTGGTTGAGCTGTCGGTCGTATTGTATCGGCAATTTAAGGATATGAGGACCGGGCAGGAATGGTCATTGGAAGAGCTGCTTCAGGACATCCATGCTTCCGACAGCCTGAAGGATATGATGTCCGTGCTTCAGATCACGCTGGCGCGCTGGATGAAGGACAGTGCTGCCGAGCCCTCCAGGGAGGATATGCACACGGTCATGGAGAAAGCCCGCAGCTATATTCAGGAGCACTATCAGAAGGATTTATCGATCGAGGAGGTGTCAGAGTATAGCCATCTTAGCATCAGTCACTTTTGTACGTTGTTCAAGCAGTCCTCCGGCTATACCTTCGTGGAGTATTTGACTCTCTGTCGTATCGAGAAAGCGAAGCATATTCTGAGAAATACGAGTGTGAAGGTATATCAGGTGGCGCCGCTTGTCGGCTATCAGGACCCCAGATATTTCACTCAGGTATTCAAAAAGGTTACCGGTCATACACCTACAGAATACCGGGAGTCGGTAAGTGCACAATAA
- a CDS encoding ABC transporter substrate-binding protein has product MKTPKILGARGWVVLYMCLMTLLVGWMLLQDREVIEEEQGEKITLTFRHFWNKEHDRQVLDIVTEVISSYQAEHPNIKINFEGMDQTIHREQKLKSEMVTGTPPDMFVLFGGAEIEPYARAGRLMDLSEFVQSRGLNGEFTSLSLWTFDGKIFGLPIEGHAEPLYYNRDLFQRLGLQPPRTLAQLNEIIEKLLKRDVIPFALGNEDRWPAAIFAHYFMDRYAGAALIERLARGDEGVRFDNELYLSAFQHFQSWIEQGAFGPSPNTSSTEEAIALFTGGQAAMYLNGNWDINLFQSEEDPDFQQKVGVIPFPSLRNSEPRSMAGGYTIGIGLSSELVDPEKQAALGLMEALYTEDVQARIVYEGRRIPSMKIPFDPERTGPVFAQVIDLLEQSPASFLAYDNVISPEVKTSFLEVIEDLISGKTSAGAALEQIEQSSRAYWELRKDARR; this is encoded by the coding sequence ATGAAGACTCCAAAAATATTGGGAGCCCGGGGATGGGTTGTACTGTATATGTGTCTGATGACGTTACTTGTAGGCTGGATGCTGCTGCAAGATCGTGAAGTCATTGAAGAGGAGCAGGGTGAGAAAATAACGCTCACCTTTCGACACTTTTGGAATAAGGAGCATGACCGCCAAGTGCTTGACATCGTAACAGAGGTCATCAGCAGCTATCAGGCGGAGCACCCGAATATCAAAATTAACTTTGAAGGAATGGACCAGACGATTCACCGGGAGCAGAAGCTTAAGAGTGAAATGGTTACCGGCACGCCTCCGGATATGTTTGTACTGTTCGGCGGAGCGGAGATTGAGCCTTACGCCCGGGCTGGGCGCCTAATGGATTTATCGGAGTTTGTGCAATCCCGCGGTTTGAACGGGGAGTTTACAAGCCTTTCATTATGGACCTTTGATGGCAAAATCTTTGGGCTTCCCATCGAAGGGCATGCTGAGCCGCTCTATTATAACAGGGACCTGTTTCAGCGGCTCGGACTTCAGCCGCCCCGGACGCTCGCCCAGCTGAATGAGATCATAGAGAAGTTGCTGAAGCGGGATGTGATTCCATTTGCGTTAGGCAATGAGGACCGGTGGCCGGCTGCAATTTTTGCCCATTATTTCATGGATCGATATGCCGGAGCTGCCTTGATTGAGCGCTTGGCACGGGGAGATGAAGGCGTCCGTTTTGACAATGAGCTGTATTTGAGTGCCTTTCAGCATTTCCAATCCTGGATTGAGCAGGGGGCCTTCGGCCCTTCGCCCAACACTTCCTCGACAGAGGAGGCCATTGCCCTGTTTACCGGCGGGCAAGCCGCGATGTATTTGAACGGGAATTGGGATATTAATCTGTTTCAAAGTGAAGAAGACCCGGATTTTCAGCAAAAGGTGGGTGTCATCCCGTTTCCTTCTCTTCGGAACAGCGAGCCAAGGTCTATGGCCGGCGGATATACGATCGGTATTGGTCTGTCCTCCGAGCTTGTAGATCCAGAGAAGCAGGCGGCGTTAGGGTTAATGGAGGCCTTGTACACGGAGGATGTGCAGGCTCGCATCGTGTATGAGGGTCGGAGGATTCCGTCAATGAAAATTCCGTTTGATCCGGAGCGGACTGGACCGGTATTTGCCCAGGTCATTGATTTGCTGGAGCAAAGCCCGGCGAGCTTTCTCGCTTATGACAACGTCATTTCTCCGGAGGTCAAAACATCATTTCTGGAGGTCATTGAGGACCTTATCAGCGGTAAAACCAGTGCAGGAGCAGCACTTGAGCAAATTGAGCAGTCCTCCCGGGCGTATTGGGAGCTGCGCAAGGATGCGCGCAGGTGA
- a CDS encoding cache domain-containing sensor histidine kinase, which yields MKLRRKILLAIILLVFIPVIAMGSVTYYTYSQAMEKKSSHFYWISLQETDRRLKFALNEITTISNFAITQQAVQQALKQPESAVTYNRRQEMNNLIHHPMILSFALYSHDRLIYSDSDAYTLAELQAQEWYGRVVEAQGRPVWAGPGEDRAAGALISDQAPSAGRIEIASGALIQARTIKDYHSLEDIGTLIIYVKPDLLDQVFWEAATLKQGDILLVNQEGRIVFDKSGERIGEHAAFPFLEAGYSNGKGYYVDDDLGESSLITYLPSHHKEWFLVAVTEKKLIASESSYIRNLALLLGGSSLLSAFLFDRFFVRRLVQSIIGAVNGMKQVKRGSFVPIPSPGRADDETDLLIDGFNRMSAQIEELLQQIQTEQARKKEAEMQALVAQINPHFIYNSLESINSMAVLEGNRNISKMVISLGKLLRISINENQELIPLSMELEHVRHYMNIQKFRFEDQFDYEITIPEELKFVVTQKLIVQPIVENALYHAIEPMEEPGLIRIAVSDAGDEVFIDITDNGPGFSKERLQKLYGEEQGPARKYRENGVGLKNVHERLQIRFGGRYGMMICSAPGFGSTIRIRIPKMLP from the coding sequence GTGAAGCTCCGTCGTAAAATCCTGCTGGCTATTATTCTTCTTGTGTTTATCCCGGTGATCGCTATGGGGAGTGTGACCTACTACACGTACTCCCAGGCCATGGAGAAGAAGTCCAGTCATTTTTACTGGATATCGCTTCAGGAAACGGATCGCCGTCTGAAATTTGCACTGAATGAGATTACGACCATATCCAATTTTGCAATTACCCAGCAGGCAGTTCAGCAAGCCTTGAAGCAGCCGGAATCCGCTGTGACCTATAACCGCCGGCAGGAAATGAACAATTTAATCCATCACCCGATGATTCTGTCCTTTGCGCTGTATAGTCATGACCGGCTTATCTACTCCGACAGTGACGCTTATACCCTCGCAGAGCTCCAGGCCCAGGAATGGTATGGCCGGGTCGTGGAAGCGCAGGGACGTCCGGTGTGGGCAGGACCGGGAGAGGACCGTGCTGCGGGAGCGCTGATCTCTGATCAAGCCCCTTCCGCAGGGCGTATTGAAATCGCTTCCGGGGCACTTATTCAGGCGCGGACCATTAAGGATTACCACTCTTTGGAGGACATCGGGACGCTCATCATTTACGTCAAGCCTGATTTGCTAGACCAGGTGTTTTGGGAGGCGGCAACGTTAAAGCAGGGAGACATCCTGCTGGTCAATCAGGAGGGGCGCATCGTATTCGATAAATCCGGGGAGCGGATCGGGGAGCATGCAGCGTTTCCTTTTTTGGAGGCGGGCTACAGCAACGGCAAAGGCTATTATGTAGATGATGATCTCGGGGAGTCGTCACTCATTACCTATCTGCCTTCACATCACAAGGAATGGTTTCTGGTCGCGGTGACCGAGAAGAAGCTGATCGCCTCGGAGTCGTCCTATATTCGCAATCTGGCGCTGCTGCTGGGCGGAAGCTCGCTGCTGTCGGCGTTTTTGTTTGACCGCTTCTTTGTCCGGAGGCTCGTGCAGAGCATCATTGGGGCGGTCAACGGCATGAAGCAGGTGAAGCGGGGCAGCTTTGTTCCGATTCCTTCACCAGGGCGGGCGGATGATGAAACCGATCTTTTAATTGATGGCTTTAATCGGATGAGCGCCCAGATTGAAGAGCTGCTGCAGCAGATTCAGACCGAGCAGGCACGCAAGAAGGAGGCTGAAATGCAGGCACTGGTGGCGCAGATCAATCCACATTTTATATATAATTCTCTGGAGTCGATCAATTCGATGGCGGTGCTGGAGGGCAACCGGAATATTAGTAAAATGGTTATTTCGCTCGGCAAGCTCCTGCGGATCAGCATTAACGAGAATCAGGAGCTAATCCCGCTTAGTATGGAGCTGGAGCACGTCAGGCATTACATGAACATCCAGAAGTTTCGCTTTGAGGATCAGTTTGATTATGAGATTACGATTCCCGAAGAGCTGAAATTTGTCGTCACTCAGAAGCTGATTGTGCAGCCCATTGTAGAGAACGCGCTATATCATGCCATTGAGCCTATGGAGGAGCCGGGTCTGATTCGTATTGCGGTCAGCGATGCGGGAGACGAGGTATTCATTGATATTACGGATAACGGACCTGGATTCTCTAAGGAACGGCTTCAAAAGCTATATGGTGAAGAACAGGGACCCGCGAGAAAGTATCGGGAAAACGGTGTGGGATTAAAAAATGTTCATGAACGCCTTCAGATTCGCTTTGGCGGGCGTTATGGCATGATGATCTGCTCCGCGCCGGGCTTCGGCTCGACGATCCGTATCCGGATACCGAAAATGCTGCCATGA
- a CDS encoding carbohydrate ABC transporter permease codes for MAEPAAAAAASYPATRKRLTEQRKSRLTAYLFISPFFVLFGIFGLYPILFTIYLSFYKWDALGPMRYVGFKNYELITSDPTFWISFSNTLIMGIMGTVPQIIVALLVAVMLNSALNKYKNIFRILFFMPNITSIVAVALVFSTMFGNNGMVNWLLNSLGLDSVPFNSGWWGVKIAISTMVMWRWMGYNAIIFLSGLQSIPTDIYEAARIDGASRSQQMLYITLPLLRPFILFVTLVSTIGALQLFTEPYVFLGQSGSGSTRQEGVTMVTYLYDEAFKNGFFGTAAATAVLLLIATIMFSLLNMLLSSRMGGERGGSKA; via the coding sequence ATGGCAGAACCCGCAGCAGCCGCAGCGGCATCCTATCCGGCCACACGTAAACGGCTGACAGAGCAAAGAAAAAGCCGGCTGACGGCCTACCTGTTTATTTCTCCGTTTTTCGTGCTGTTCGGCATTTTTGGCTTGTATCCGATCCTTTTTACGATCTACCTGTCCTTCTACAAATGGGATGCGCTCGGTCCAATGAGGTATGTAGGCTTCAAAAATTACGAGCTCATTACGAGTGATCCGACCTTTTGGATCTCGTTTAGTAACACTTTGATTATGGGAATTATGGGAACCGTACCGCAGATTATCGTTGCACTGCTTGTTGCCGTCATGCTGAATTCGGCCCTGAACAAGTACAAGAACATATTCCGTATACTATTTTTCATGCCCAATATTACGTCCATCGTCGCTGTAGCATTAGTGTTCAGTACGATGTTTGGCAACAACGGGATGGTGAACTGGCTGCTGAATAGCCTGGGCCTGGACAGTGTTCCTTTTAACTCCGGCTGGTGGGGTGTCAAAATCGCCATATCGACGATGGTCATGTGGCGCTGGATGGGGTATAACGCAATTATTTTTTTATCCGGCCTGCAGAGTATACCGACTGATATATACGAAGCCGCCCGCATTGATGGAGCCAGCCGCAGTCAGCAAATGCTGTATATTACGCTGCCTCTCCTGCGTCCGTTCATTCTGTTCGTAACCTTGGTATCGACAATCGGGGCGCTGCAGCTGTTTACCGAGCCTTATGTGTTTCTGGGGCAGTCCGGCTCTGGCTCTACTCGACAGGAAGGGGTTACGATGGTTACGTATTTGTATGATGAGGCATTCAAGAATGGATTTTTTGGAACGGCGGCGGCGACGGCAGTGCTGCTGTTAATAGCGACCATTATGTTCTCCCTGCTGAATATGCTTCTATCCAGCCGGATGGGCGGAGAAAGAGGGGGGAGTAAGGCATGA
- a CDS encoding GlsB/YeaQ/YmgE family stress response membrane protein codes for MGFLWSLIVGGIIGWIAGLIMGRDIPGGVIGNIIAGFIGAWLGSLILGDWGPEIGDFFIVPAIIGAVALVFIVSLVMGSMRRNRS; via the coding sequence ATGGGTTTTCTTTGGTCTCTCATTGTTGGTGGTATCATTGGTTGGATCGCAGGTCTGATTATGGGAAGAGATATTCCCGGAGGCGTCATCGGTAACATTATTGCCGGTTTCATCGGCGCATGGCTCGGTAGCCTGATTCTTGGTGACTGGGGTCCAGAAATTGGTGACTTCTTCATCGTCCCTGCCATTATCGGTGCCGTTGCACTGGTCTTCATCGTCAGCCTGGTTATGGGTTCGATGAGACGCAACCGTTCGTAA